The genomic segment TGCCTTGACGAGGCTGCGGAAAGTTGTGCTAGATGCCGCATGCTACGAGATCCCTATGACGAGGCGCGCAAAATGATCGACTTCACTAACAAGGGCTTCTTCAAGCTCAAGCAGAACGACGAATACGCCGAACGGGTGAAATCGCTTCTGCTGGACGGCGAAGAGGTGATCGATGCCTACAAGTCCATGCGCGACGGCGTCGTGTTCACCACCAAGCGCATCATTGCGGTGAACGTGCAGGGCCTTACCGGCAGCAAGAAGGATTTCACCTCGCTGCCTTACAAGAACATCGTCGCCTACTCGGTGGAAACGTCCGGGACCTTCGATCTGGACTCCGAGCTGGAAATCTACTTTTCCTCCCTGGGTCAGGTGAAGTTCGAGTTCACCGGCAAGACATCGCTCGTCGAGATATCCAAGCACATTTCCAAGCACCTTCTCTGAACCGGCCGAGCGCGGATATCGCTCCGCAATGCTTCAATCGGTGAACTGCGGATTCCACACCACTTCCCAAAGATGGCCGTCCGGGTCTTTGAAGTAGCCGGAATAGCCGCCCCAGAAAGTCGCATGCGCCGGTTTGACGATCATGGCGCCCGCCGCACCGGCCGTTGCCATGACGGCGTCGACTTCGGCCTTCGATGACACGTTGTGTCCCAGGGTCATTTCGGTGGAACTGGCCGGGCCGAGGGCCAGCCCAGTGTCATGGGCGATGCTGCTGCGCGGCCAAAGCGCCAGACGCAGGCCAGGCTGCAGTTGAATGAACGCAACAGCGCCGTGCTCGAATTCCTGCCCGATGATGCCTTCACTGGCGAAACCCAAGCCGTCTCGATAAAAGCGCAATGAGGTGTCGAGATCCTCGACGCCTAGGGTGAGGACTGTGATTCTTGGCTGCATGTCAGGCTCCGCTGTGCGTTTGGAATTGCAGCCAGAGTAGGACAGAACCGGTGAATGGGCCGCTCGCTCTCCGTCAGCAGCGGACAGGCCGAGCATGATCGCTGCTCAGCGAATCGCCTGGCGTCCTACAGCCAATAAGGACTTTCCGATTCAGCCTGCTCGCTCAACCGCCTCGGCGCCAGCATGGGCCACCTGCGCGGCTTCGCTGCGGTGAACACCGTGAGCGGCAACCGCGCCGATGCAGCGGTCTTCCACGTAGAGCGCGATTGCGTCCGCACCGTAGCGAAGGTGCCGCGTGCCAGACATCAGCGATGCCTCGTCGACCAAACCACATTGCTCGGCGGCGGTGGCCTGTTGAGCCTTTCTGATCGCGCACCGGCCGCTGTCGGGCGGACTGCCGTCGAGTTTCAGCAGGCCAAGCGGCTCGCCCGTGGTATCGACCACTGCGATGGATACCGCCCAGCCATTGCGTTCGGCTTCGGCGCGCGCCGCGCGCAATACTGCTTCGGTGCGTTGTACGCCGAGCTGAAACCGATCCTCCAGCGGCGCAGGCCCGGTATAAATGGCAGCTTCTACGTCCCATAGTCCTGACAGCAGTCCGCGTCCCATAAAACCTCCGCTACCGGGTTTGCGCTCTATTTGTTGTTATTGATCAGGCAATCCCGGGTGACCTCCTCGATACGAGTCAAGCCCAGCAGCGCCATGTCACGCTGCAGCTCGCCCGCCATGAGGTCGATTGCGTGCGTCACGCCTGCCTCGCCCGCATAGGCCGCCGCGTAGTTGAACGGCCTGCCGATGAAGACCATCCGCGCGCCCAGCGCCAATGCCTTCAGCACATCGGTGCCGCGCCGAAAGCCGCTGTCGACCATCACCGGCAATTCGCTGACCGCCTCAACAACGCCGGGCAACGCCTCGAGCGCTGAAAGCGTGCCGTCAAGTTGGCGTCCGCCGTGATTGGACACGATGAGCGCATCCGCACCCACGTCGCGGGCCTTGCGGGCGTCGTCCGGGTGGAGGATGCCCTTGACCACCAGCTTGCCCGGCCACAGCCGCCGGACCAGCTCGAGATAGCGCCAATTGAGGTGGCTGCGACCGGAGAAATCCCGCTTCACGTTGCCGGAGATGATCGCGATGCCACGGGTGGCGTAGTTATTCTCGAAGTGCGGCATGCCGTGATTGAGCAGCGTGCGCATGAAGGTACCGAACAGCCAGCGCGGCCGTATCAGCCCGTCGTAGGCCAAACGCAAACTGGGCCGCAGCGGCGAACTGAAGCCTGAACGTGTGTTGTTGTCACTGTTGGGTGGTACCGGGTAATCGACGGTGATCACCAACTTGTCGAATCCGGCGTTGCGTACGCGCTCGATCAGCGCCTCGATGCCGGCTTCATCGCCAGGCAGGTAAGCCTGAAACCAGTCGGTCTTGCCATTGTTGAGCACATCTTCCATGCGGATCAGCGAACTGCCGCTGAGGATCATCGGGATGCCGGCCCTGGCCGCCGCCTGCGCCTGCACCAGATCGCCGCGGTAGGCCGAGAGCGCGCTGATGCCCATCGGGGCGATGCCGATCGGCAAGGCGTAGCGCTGACCCAGCAGTTCGGTTTCGAGTGAAATGTTGGACACATCCACCATGGCCCGCGGCATAAACGAATACGCGTCGAACGCGCTGCGATTGGCCCGGGCGGTGTGCCCGTCCTCGGCGACATTAGCGATATAGCCATAGATCGGCCGTGGCAGATGGCGCTTCGCAGCGCGATCGAGATCGTGCAGGTTCAAAATCGACTTCAAACGTCGCGGGGGCTTACTGGGCATCGACAGAGCGTTCCTGCTGTAGTGCTGAAAACCCGCTCGGGCGGGCCTCGGGATTGACCAGATCACGCGGGCGGTGGCCGCTTAGAGCCTGACAGATATTCTCCACCGCGCAGTTGGCCATCGCTTCACGGGTTTCGTGGGTAGCCGAGCCGATGTGCGGCAGGGTCACGACGTTATCCATGCGCAGCAATGGCGAGTCGGCTGCTACGGGTTCGCGCTCGAAGACATCGAGGCCCGCCCCGGCAATCAGCCCCTCTTCCAGCGCGCGAATCAGCCCGGCTTCGTCGACCACCCGGCCGCGCGCGATGTTGATCAGGAATGCCGAGCGTTTCATCAATCGGCATTGTTCATAACCGAGCAGGTGCTCGGTCTGTTCGGTCAGCGGTACGGTCAGGCAGATGAAGTCCGATTCGGCCAGCAGTTGCTCGAAGCTGCGCCGCTCCAGCCCCCACTCGGCTTCCAGCTCGGGCTTGGGCGACGCATTGCTGTACAGCACGCGCATGTCGAAGCCGAGTGCGCGGCGGGCGATAGCTCGGCCGATGCGCCCGAGCCCAACAAGGCCGAGGGTCTTGCCGTGCACGTTGCTGCCGAAATGCGGCTCGCCGACATGCTGGGTCCAACGCCCTTCGCGCACCATGTTCGCCAGCTCGACCAGGCGCCGGGCGCTGGCCATGATGAGCATGAAGCCGGTGTCGGCGGTGGTTTCGGTGAGTACGTCCGGGGTGTTGGTCAGCAGAATCCCGCGACGGCTCAGCTCGGCCACAGGCAGGTTGTCGTAGCCCACCGAGATGGTGGCGATGGCCTCCAGCAGCGGTGCCTCGTCGAGCAGCGCCGGGGTGACCAGCAATTTACCGCCGATGAGCCCGTGAGCCTGGCGCAGTGCGCTGGCGACTGCCTCGGGCTGCTGCTCGGGCTCTTCGAAATAGTCGACCTCGAAGGCCTCGCGCAGGCGCTGCAGGTGCGAGGCCTTCAGGCGACGCAGGGCAACGATTCGTTTCTTGTGCATCGATAACTCCCTGCTCAGCTTTATTTGAGGCCGGGCATGTCGAATCCGGCGTCGTCGAGCAGCGCGAACAGCTCACCGCGCTGCTGCTCATTAAGTTCGACCAGTGGCGGCCGCAGCTGCGCCCATTGCTCGTCGCCGCTGAACCGGGCGGTAGCCGCTTTGAGCGCCGAAATCACCGGGAAGCGCTCGAAAATCTTGCGGGTTCGCACCAGGGCGGCCTGTTGCTCATCGGCATCGCTGGCTTGCCAGTCTTTCGCGAGCCGTGCAATGGGCCCGGGATTGACGTTGGCCGTGGCACTGATGCAGCCAGCACCCCCGGCACGCAGGGTCTGTAGCAGAAAGGCTTCACTGCCGGCATAGACCTCGAAGCCGTCCTGACCGAACTGCTCGATCACCGCCTGAGTGTTGGTCCAATCCCCGGAGCTGTCCTTCAGACCTGCAATATTGTTCGGGTACGCCCTGAGCAGCCGTTCGATCAATGCCAATGACAACGGCACCTGGGAGACCGGCGGGATGTGATAAAGGTAGATGCGCAAACGCTCATCGCCAACCCGCTCGATCACCTCGCTGTAATAACGGAACAGCCCCTCGTCGGACACGCCCTTGTAGAAGAACGGCGGGAGCATCAGCACCCCTTTCACACCCATGGCTGTCGCGTGACGGGTCTGCGCGACCGTGTCCGGCAGTGCGCAACTACCGGTCCCTGGCATCAGCCGGGCGGCAGGCACGCCTGCATCGATGAGCGCATCGAGCAGACGGATCTTTTCGCCAGCGACCAATGAATTGGCTTCTGAGTTGGTGCCAAACACGGCCAGCCCTACGTCCTGGTCCAGCAGCCAGCGGCAATGCGCTACGAAACGCTTGGTATCCGGTGAGAGATCCGCGCCAAACGGCGTGATTACCGGCGACAATACGTGCCCCCTGTCTTGACCCATGCTGCTCTCCTCTTTTTTTACTTATCAGGCAGCCCTGGGGCCGCCTCCCATGAATTCAGGCCAGCCGGCTACGACGGCGCAGCGGTGCGAGCAGCCAGCGGAATACCGGCGTCGCCTGCAAGATCGACAGCAGCGCGATGGACAGCAGCACCACGGCGATCGGGCTGGTCAGGAAGATCCGGTAGTCGTCGTTGCCGATCAGCATCGACTGGTGGAAAGCGTTCTCCATCACAGGACCGAGAATCAGACCGATGACCATTGGCGCTGGGGATACGCCGGCCTTGGCCAGCCAGTAGCCAAACAGGCCGAAACCGAGCATCAGCCCCACTTCGAACAAGCTGTTATTGAGCGCATAGGCACCGATCACGCATAAGGCGATGATGGCGCAGGCGATAAAACCGTCCGGAATTCGGGTAACCGCCACACTGGCCTTGGTGAACATCAGGCCAACGCCGAGCAGGCCGATGTTGGCGAAGATCACCGCCCAGATCAGCGTATAGGTCACATCACCATAGTCGGTCAGCAGGTTCGGCCCGGGCAGAATGCCTTGCACCATCAGCGCGCCGAGCAGGATCGCGGTGGCCGAGCTGCCGGGAATGCCAAGAGCAATGGTCGGAATCAACGCGCCACCGACTACCGCATTGTTCGCCGCCTCGGGCGCCGCGACGCCGGCCGGGTCGCCATTACCGAAGCGACTTTTATCCTTGGCGAAGCGCTTGGCCTCGTTATAGGCGAACCAGCTCGCGGTATCGCCGCCAGTTCCCGGAATCAGACCGACCACGATGCCGATTCCACTGGAACGAAGGATGTTGGGCATCAACGCCTTCAGCTCGGAAAGCTTGGGAATCAACCGGTCGGTGATGCGGCTGGCGACCTTGGTGGCACCGTGCGAGTTCTCGATCAGCGACAGCGCCTGGGGTATCGAGAACAAGCCGATCAATGCCACGGTAAAGCTGATCCCCGAGAACAGGTTGATGTTGCCGAATGCCATGCGCGGCGTACCGGTCATCAGGTCCATGCCCACGGTACTGATCAGCAATCCGACCGCCCCGGAAAACAGCCCGTTGATCACAGACCCCTGCGCCAGCGAGCCGATGATGGTGATACCGAGCACGGCGATGGCGAACAGCTCGATGGGGCCGAACTCGACCACGATGCTGCCGAGCAGCGGTGCCGCCAGCAATAACGCGATGCCGCTGATGGTGCCGCCAATGAAGGAGGCGAACAGGGAAATCCCCAGCGCCTTGCCCGCCTGGCCCTGCTGCGACATCGGAAAGCCGTCGAGCACCGTCGCGGCGGCCGACGGGGTACCTGGCGTGCGCAGCAGTATCGCCGCGATGGAACCACCGTAGGAGGCGCCGACATAGAGCGAAGCGAGCATGCTCAAGCCGGTCGCGGTGTCCATGCTGAAGGTCAGCGGCAAGAGCAGGGCCAGCGCCATGGTGGCGGAGAGCCCCGGCATGGCGCCAACGAACAGCCCCAAAAGGATGCCGCCGAAGATGGCGGCGAAGTTAGCCAGGGTCAGTACGTTGACCAACCCTGTCATGACGATCGAACTTTCCACGGAAAAAGCCTCGTCGAAAAGGAAGGGAGCGATCAGGCGATCGCTGACGGCAACAGCGGTATGGGAAGCCCCAGAAACTGCACGAATACCAGGCATACCACCGCCACCAGCACCACCGTACCGATCACGGCGAAACGCACCGAGACGGTACGGATCAGCACCAGCGCCACGCCCATGAACAGCACGGTCGCCAATACATAACCGAGCGTGGTGATGGCTGCGACGTAGGCAATCGCCAGGGCGAAAACAAGGGCGGTCACCGCGTAGCGCGGCGGGCCTTGCACTTCGTCGACGGCCTCTGGCGGCACCGCCTCGATCCGCCTTGCCGCGCGCCAGCGCAGCAGTTCCGACCCCACGATTGCCAGCGACAGCAACCCGACCGTCACGGAGTAGATCAGCGGCATCTGCGCAGCGGCCTCCGGATAGCCGTGCGCATTGGTGTAAAACGCCGCCGCCAGGGCTATACCGAAGAGCCCGAGTACCAGCCTGTTCTTGTTCATGGGCACCTACCCTCGTTCAGTCCGGCGGATGGCTTCACTGTTGTTTGCCACCGACTTCGCTCCAGATGCCTTGGAACTCTTTTTCCATGCCTTCGAACATCTGGCCATACTCGTCGCCGGTCACGATGTCGATATGAAGCGCGCGCTTCTTGGCATCGTCGAGGAACGCCTTGTCGGTCTTCAGTTCTTCGAACGCGGCGATCAGTTGATCGCGAGCCTCATCCGGAATACCGGCCGGCGCGCTGTAGCCACGTGAAGAGCCGGCAACTACGTTGATGCCTTTTTCTTTCAGCGTCGGCACGTCGGGCAGACTCTCGAAACGCTTGTCCGCGAACACCGCCAGCGCCTTCAGGTTGCCGCTCTGGATCTGGCTATAGACGTTGCCGACGTTGTTGAAGCTGACATCGATCTTGTTGCCCATCGCCGCGGTGGCCGACGGGCCGTCGCCCTGGAACGGCACCTTCTTGAAGGACAGACCGGTGGCCTTCTCGATCACCAGCGTGGTGAAGAAATCATCGCCACCCACACCGGAATTGCCGACCGTGACACGACCGGGTTTTTCCTTGGCTGCCGCAAACAGATCCTCGATGGTGTTGTAGGGGCTGTCCTTGGCCACCACGGCGATACCCGAGTCGGTCACCACGTTGGCGATCGGGGTCAGGTCCTTGATGTTGTAGGTGATGGCGTCGTTCATGATGTAGTTGGTCATCAGCATCGGCGTGTTGGTGATGCTGATCACCGTGCCGTCCTTCTTCGACTGCTTGGCCAGACGCGTCCAGGCGATCGCTCCGGTTGCGCCGGGGATGTACTCGTTGACGAAGTTCGCGCCGAGCTTTTTGGTCAAATAGGGCTGCACCAGCTGCGCCAGTACGTCGCTGCCGCCACCGGGCTTGAAGCCCTGCAGCACAGCGATTTCGTCACCGGCGACATATTCCGCCTGGGCGGCGAAAGGAACGGCAAACGCTGTAACGGCGGAAAGGACGGCAACGGACAGTTTCTGGTTGATCTTCATTTCGCTCACTCCACATTTCTTGTTGGATTTATGGTGTCGGGCCACGCAAGCCCAGACGTGGTCAGAGGCGGCAACCGTGCGCCACCGCTCCTACAGCGGGTGATTCCAATCTTTACTCAGCGGTTGTTTCCGAGTGTCATCCAGGACTGGTCGTCAGCCGCGATCGAGTAGCGCGCAACGGCTTGCTCATCGAAGTTGAAGCCGAGCCCAGGGGTCTGGTGCAGCTTGATATAGCCATCCTCCTGCTGAAGCTGCTGGTCGATCAGACGACGGAAGTTGAGCACCTGGTCGTCCCAGAAGAACTCCACGTAGCGTGCGTTAGGGGTCGCCGCCACCAGCGGCGCATGCACGTCGTGGAACCAGTGCGGGTACATCGGCACACCGTAACCGGCGGCCATCGCGGCGATGCGACGCCATTCGGTAATACCTCCGCAGACCACCGCGTCGGTCTGCAGGATGGCCGCGCCGCCCTTGTCGAGCAGCTCCTTGTGGCGCCAACGGCCTACCTCCACCTCGCCGGTGGCGATGGGAATCGACGTGGCACGTGCCAGCCGTGCGTGGCTGTCGATGTCGTCGACCAGAAACGGCTCCTCGACGAAGGCCGGGTTGTAGCGCTCGAAACGGCGCACGTACTGCAGCGCCTCGGTGACATCGCTCCAGCCATTGTTGACGTCCAGCATCAGCTCGACGTCGGGGCCGATGGCTTCGCGTGCCGCCGCCACCCGCGCCTCTTCTTCCTTGGGCGACAGACGACCGGTTTTCATCTTCACCGCTTTGAAGCCTAGCGATACGTAGTGCGCCATCTCTTCGCCGAGCAATGCGGGGGTCTTGCCGTCGAGGTAATAGCCGCCGCTGGCGTAGGCCGGTACACGATCGGCACTGGCCGCACCGAGGTAGCGGTGCAACGGCAGGCCGGCGCTGCGTGCATTCAGGTCCCAGAGAGCCGTGTCGAGAATACTGATGGCGCGCATGACCACACCGGCGCGGCCCTGCAGCAGAGCCTCCTGGTACATCTCGCGCCACAGCGCCTCGACGTCCAGCGAGTCACGACCCAGCAACACGGGGGCGAGCAGTTTTTCCACCGCGATCGGCAGCAGCTCACCGCCGGCACTGCCGACGTAGCAGAAACCGATACCGGTTACGCCGTCTTCAGAGGTCACCTTGACCAGGCCATAGTCCCGGGCATGGACCGTACGGTTGGAGAACGAAGTGACTCGGTCCAGCGGCACGCGGGCTGCGCAAACAGAGATGGAGCGGATTATTGCCATTGTTTTTCCTCATCTCGAAGCGATGTAAGCGCTTTCATTCCCTGTCTCGAAATTCCTGAAAACACAGTATCAGGAGTCGATTAAGGGAGTTAGAGCAGCTATGTAATCGCTTACATTTCGAAAATAATGCGATGTAAGCGTTTACAAAAACTTAGTTTCGGTTTTTCCTAATGTCAAACGACATTTGCTAAACGGCAAAATCAGAAGGACATGGAAATGGATGACTCGGTATCTGACTTCTCACCACTGCTGTCGCGGGCCAGCTTGCAAGATGTCGCCCGATTGGCTGGTGTGTCGACGGCAACGGTATCGCGGGTCATCAACGGCAGCGCGACGGTCAGTGACGAGAAGCGCCACGCAGTGCAGCACGCCTGTGATGAGCTCGGCTATGTGCTGAACGCAGCAGCGCGGACCTTGGCTTCGAGGCGCAGCATGACCATCGGAGCCGTCGTCCCGACGCTCGCGACAGAAACGTTCTCTCGCCCGCTTGCGGCTTTTCAGCAGACGGTCCACGAAGCCGGCTACACCCTGCTCGTCGCCAGTTTCGGCTTCGACGCGCAGGTTGAGCTGAAGGAAGTGCAGACCATGCTGGAGCATGGCGTGGACGCGCTGATGGTGGTTGGCCGCACCCATGATCCGAAGATGTGGGACCTGATCAATCGCAAGCGGATTCCCTGCGTTCAGGCCTGGTCGCAGGACAGCGATCGCCCCAGCGTCGGCTTCGACAACGTCGTCGTAGCGCGGCAGATGGTCGAACATCTGCTCTCCCTGGGCCACCGCAAGTTCGGCATGATCGTCAACGAACGGTCGTTCAACGATCGTGTCGGTGACCGGATCGCAGGCACCCAGGCGCGCCTCGCCGAAGAGGGGTTGGACCTGCCCGCTCAATGGCGTGTGGCGGCTGACCTTACGCTTGAAAGCGCGATCGTGGCCATGCAGCGTCTGCTGCGCGGCCCGACCCGCCCCACTGCCGTCATTTGTGCCAACGATCTGCTGGCGTTCGGCGCACTGTTGGCCGCCAAGAACCTGGGCGTTCGTGTGCCCGAAGACATTTCCGTCGTCGGTTTCAACGACTTCGACTACGCCAAGTACATGTCTCCGCCGTTGACCACCATTCGCGTGGATCTTGCGCAGATAGGCGCTTTTGCCGGCGCCTATCTGCTCGAAGCCCTGGCGGGCAAGCGGCCCATGGGGCTGATCGAGACGACTACCGAGCTGGTAGTGCGGGGAAGCTCTGGCCCGGCTCCGACCGGGCTCGAATAACCCACCTGCCGCACCATCACCCAGTGCCGAACGCTACGGCACCGTTCCAACCCATCGAGAGGAAACGCCCGTGACCGAAAATAATGACAACAAGGCCAACCATCCCGCACAAGGCATGCGCAAGGGTCTGACCAATTACGGCGATGCTGAATTCTCATTGTTTCTGCGCAAGGCCTTCATCAAGGGCGCCGGTTATTCCGACGATGCCCTGTCGCGGCCAATCGTCGGCATCACCAACACCGGTAGCGGTTTCAACCCCTGCCATGGCAATGCGCCGCAGCTGATCGAAGCGGTCAAGCGCGGCGTCATGCTGGCGGGTGGGTTGCCCGTGGATTTCCCGACCATCTCGATCCATGAAAGCTTCGCCCACCCCAACAGCATGTTTCTGCGCAACCTCATGTCCATGGACACCGAGGAAATGATCCGCGCCCTCCCGATTGACGCAGTGGTACTGATCGGCGGCTGCGACAAAACCGTGCCGGCCCAGCTGATGGGCGCCGCCAGTGCCGGGGTGCCGGCCATCCAGCTGGTCAGCGGCTCGATGCTGACCGGCTCGCACCGAGGCGTGCGTGTCGGCGCCTGTACCGATTGCCGGCGCTTCTGGGGCATGTACCGCGGCGATGAGATCGACCAGCAGGAAATCACCGAAGTAAACGACCAGCTGGTGGCCAGCGTCGGCACCTGCTCGGTCATGGGCACCGCCAGCACTATGGCCTGCGTCACCGAGGCGCTGGGCATGATGCTGCCCGGCGGCGCCACGCCACC from the Stutzerimonas stutzeri genome contains:
- a CDS encoding 2-hydroxyacid dehydrogenase; this encodes MHKKRIVALRRLKASHLQRLREAFEVDYFEEPEQQPEAVASALRQAHGLIGGKLLVTPALLDEAPLLEAIATISVGYDNLPVAELSRRGILLTNTPDVLTETTADTGFMLIMASARRLVELANMVREGRWTQHVGEPHFGSNVHGKTLGLVGLGRIGRAIARRALGFDMRVLYSNASPKPELEAEWGLERRSFEQLLAESDFICLTVPLTEQTEHLLGYEQCRLMKRSAFLINIARGRVVDEAGLIRALEEGLIAGAGLDVFEREPVAADSPLLRMDNVVTLPHIGSATHETREAMANCAVENICQALSGHRPRDLVNPEARPSGFSALQQERSVDAQ
- a CDS encoding tripartite tricarboxylate transporter TctB family protein — protein: MNKNRLVLGLFGIALAAAFYTNAHGYPEAAAQMPLIYSVTVGLLSLAIVGSELLRWRAARRIEAVPPEAVDEVQGPPRYAVTALVFALAIAYVAAITTLGYVLATVLFMGVALVLIRTVSVRFAVIGTVVLVAVVCLVFVQFLGLPIPLLPSAIA
- a CDS encoding LacI family DNA-binding transcriptional regulator; translated protein: MDDSVSDFSPLLSRASLQDVARLAGVSTATVSRVINGSATVSDEKRHAVQHACDELGYVLNAAARTLASRRSMTIGAVVPTLATETFSRPLAAFQQTVHEAGYTLLVASFGFDAQVELKEVQTMLEHGVDALMVVGRTHDPKMWDLINRKRIPCVQAWSQDSDRPSVGFDNVVVARQMVEHLLSLGHRKFGMIVNERSFNDRVGDRIAGTQARLAEEGLDLPAQWRVAADLTLESAIVAMQRLLRGPTRPTAVICANDLLAFGALLAAKNLGVRVPEDISVVGFNDFDYAKYMSPPLTTIRVDLAQIGAFAGAYLLEALAGKRPMGLIETTTELVVRGSSGPAPTGLE
- a CDS encoding VOC family protein, whose protein sequence is MQPRITVLTLGVEDLDTSLRFYRDGLGFASEGIIGQEFEHGAVAFIQLQPGLRLALWPRSSIAHDTGLALGPASSTEMTLGHNVSSKAEVDAVMATAGAAGAMIVKPAHATFWGGYSGYFKDPDGHLWEVVWNPQFTD
- a CDS encoding dihydrodipicolinate synthase family protein yields the protein MGQDRGHVLSPVITPFGADLSPDTKRFVAHCRWLLDQDVGLAVFGTNSEANSLVAGEKIRLLDALIDAGVPAARLMPGTGSCALPDTVAQTRHATAMGVKGVLMLPPFFYKGVSDEGLFRYYSEVIERVGDERLRIYLYHIPPVSQVPLSLALIERLLRAYPNNIAGLKDSSGDWTNTQAVIEQFGQDGFEVYAGSEAFLLQTLRAGGAGCISATANVNPGPIARLAKDWQASDADEQQAALVRTRKIFERFPVISALKAATARFSGDEQWAQLRPPLVELNEQQRGELFALLDDAGFDMPGLK
- a CDS encoding Bug family tripartite tricarboxylate transporter substrate binding protein, which translates into the protein MKINQKLSVAVLSAVTAFAVPFAAQAEYVAGDEIAVLQGFKPGGGSDVLAQLVQPYLTKKLGANFVNEYIPGATGAIAWTRLAKQSKKDGTVISITNTPMLMTNYIMNDAITYNIKDLTPIANVVTDSGIAVVAKDSPYNTIEDLFAAAKEKPGRVTVGNSGVGGDDFFTTLVIEKATGLSFKKVPFQGDGPSATAAMGNKIDVSFNNVGNVYSQIQSGNLKALAVFADKRFESLPDVPTLKEKGINVVAGSSRGYSAPAGIPDEARDQLIAAFEELKTDKAFLDDAKKRALHIDIVTGDEYGQMFEGMEKEFQGIWSEVGGKQQ
- a CDS encoding heme-binding protein, with product MGRGLLSGLWDVEAAIYTGPAPLEDRFQLGVQRTEAVLRAARAEAERNGWAVSIAVVDTTGEPLGLLKLDGSPPDSGRCAIRKAQQATAAEQCGLVDEASLMSGTRHLRYGADAIALYVEDRCIGAVAAHGVHRSEAAQVAHAGAEAVERAG
- a CDS encoding PH domain-containing protein, which encodes MIDFTNKGFFKLKQNDEYAERVKSLLLDGEEVIDAYKSMRDGVVFTTKRIIAVNVQGLTGSKKDFTSLPYKNIVAYSVETSGTFDLDSELEIYFSSLGQVKFEFTGKTSLVEISKHISKHLL
- a CDS encoding tripartite tricarboxylate transporter permease → MESSIVMTGLVNVLTLANFAAIFGGILLGLFVGAMPGLSATMALALLLPLTFSMDTATGLSMLASLYVGASYGGSIAAILLRTPGTPSAAATVLDGFPMSQQGQAGKALGISLFASFIGGTISGIALLLAAPLLGSIVVEFGPIELFAIAVLGITIIGSLAQGSVINGLFSGAVGLLISTVGMDLMTGTPRMAFGNINLFSGISFTVALIGLFSIPQALSLIENSHGATKVASRITDRLIPKLSELKALMPNILRSSGIGIVVGLIPGTGGDTASWFAYNEAKRFAKDKSRFGNGDPAGVAAPEAANNAVVGGALIPTIALGIPGSSATAILLGALMVQGILPGPNLLTDYGDVTYTLIWAVIFANIGLLGVGLMFTKASVAVTRIPDGFIACAIIALCVIGAYALNNSLFEVGLMLGFGLFGYWLAKAGVSPAPMVIGLILGPVMENAFHQSMLIGNDDYRIFLTSPIAVVLLSIALLSILQATPVFRWLLAPLRRRSRLA
- a CDS encoding mandelate racemase/muconate lactonizing enzyme family protein codes for the protein MAIIRSISVCAARVPLDRVTSFSNRTVHARDYGLVKVTSEDGVTGIGFCYVGSAGGELLPIAVEKLLAPVLLGRDSLDVEALWREMYQEALLQGRAGVVMRAISILDTALWDLNARSAGLPLHRYLGAASADRVPAYASGGYYLDGKTPALLGEEMAHYVSLGFKAVKMKTGRLSPKEEEARVAAAREAIGPDVELMLDVNNGWSDVTEALQYVRRFERYNPAFVEEPFLVDDIDSHARLARATSIPIATGEVEVGRWRHKELLDKGGAAILQTDAVVCGGITEWRRIAAMAAGYGVPMYPHWFHDVHAPLVAATPNARYVEFFWDDQVLNFRRLIDQQLQQEDGYIKLHQTPGLGFNFDEQAVARYSIAADDQSWMTLGNNR
- a CDS encoding alpha-hydroxy acid oxidase, translated to MPSKPPRRLKSILNLHDLDRAAKRHLPRPIYGYIANVAEDGHTARANRSAFDAYSFMPRAMVDVSNISLETELLGQRYALPIGIAPMGISALSAYRGDLVQAQAAARAGIPMILSGSSLIRMEDVLNNGKTDWFQAYLPGDEAGIEALIERVRNAGFDKLVITVDYPVPPNSDNNTRSGFSSPLRPSLRLAYDGLIRPRWLFGTFMRTLLNHGMPHFENNYATRGIAIISGNVKRDFSGRSHLNWRYLELVRRLWPGKLVVKGILHPDDARKARDVGADALIVSNHGGRQLDGTLSALEALPGVVEAVSELPVMVDSGFRRGTDVLKALALGARMVFIGRPFNYAAAYAGEAGVTHAIDLMAGELQRDMALLGLTRIEEVTRDCLINNNK